In a single window of the Arachis hypogaea cultivar Tifrunner chromosome 6, arahy.Tifrunner.gnm2.J5K5, whole genome shotgun sequence genome:
- the LOC112755674 gene encoding uncharacterized protein isoform X1 has translation MLSFLSFSRIMLRYALQIPNPSPYCVPYSAFRLCFPSTSSLHSPSQSQSLDEAVDSFTRMLSMRRPPSIIQFTKILGSLAKTNHFPTAISLFQQLQARGIAPDLFTLSILINCCCGMGRMTLAFSVLAKIFRMDYQPNTVTLTTILKGLCLCGSVEKAVRFHDRLLAHGFHFNQVTYGTLINGLCKTGHTSTAIQVLRNIPRHGIVPNVVMYSAIIDSLCRDTLVSESFHLFSEMLAKGIYPNVITYNSLVFGLCLMGQFKEAIDLLGDMVLKNITPNVYTYSILIDGLCKEGKIKDAKNVLAVMIKHGVKPNVVTYNSLMDGHCLVNEVNKAKFVFNTMVQSRVSLDVQSYSIMINGLCKSKMVDEALNLFEEMCRKYLVPNTVTYTTLIDGLSKSKRISCALELLVEMHDRGQPANVITYNSLLDGMFKNQQLDKALMLFNQMKESGIDPDIYTYNILIDGLYKSGRIKKAKEIFQDLSIKGYRPNVQTYTIVINGLCKEGLLLEALALMAKMEDNGCLPNAVTYETIIRALFENGENDKAEKLLREMISRGLLQA, from the coding sequence ATGTTGTCATTTCTCTCATTCTCACGAATCATGTTAAGGTATGCTCTTCAAATCCCAAATCCCTCTCCTTATTGTGTTCCCTATTCAGCTTTCCGTCTTTGCTTCCCTTCAACTTCATCCCTACACTCTCCCTCTCAGTCCCAATCACTTGATGAAGCTGTTGATTCCTTCACTCGCATGCTCTCTATGCGTCGCCCTCCATCCATCATCCAATTCACCAAGATTTTGGGATCTCTTGCCAAGACCAACCATTTCCCCACCGCCATTTCCCTTTTTCAGCAATTGCAAGCAAGAGGAATCGCTCCCGACTTATTTACTTTGAGCATCCTAATTAATTGTTGTTGCGGCATGGGTCGTATGACGCTTGCTTTCTCTGTATTGGCCAAGATTTTCAGAATGGATTATCAACCTAATACGGTAACATTGACAACAATCCTGAAAGGTCTCTGTCTCTGTGGTAGTGTTGAAAAAGCAGTGCGCTTTCATGACAGACTGCTGGCTCATGGATTTCACTTTAATCAAGTCACTTATGGGACCTTGATCAATGGCCTCTGTAAGACCGGACACACATCAACTGCTATTCAAGTGTTGAGAAACATCCCACGGCATGGGATTGTTCCTAATGTCGTCATGTACAGCGCAATTATTGATAGCTTGTGCAGGGATACACTTGTAAGTGAGTCTTTTCATTTATTCTCTGAAATGCTTGCTAAGGGAATTTATCCTAATGTTATCACATACAATTCTCTCGTTTTTGGATTGTGTCTTATGGGTCAATTTAAGGAAGCCATTGATTTGCTAGGTGATATGGTGCTTAAAAACATTACTCCTAATGTTTATACCTATAGTATTTTGATCGATGGGCTATGCAAGGAAGGAAAGATCAAAGATGCTAAGAATGTGTTGGCTGTGATGATAAAACATGGTGTGAAACCAAATGTGGTTACTTATAACAGCTTAATGGATGGGCATTGTTTGGTTAATGAAGTAAATAAGGCAAAATTTGTATTCAACACAATGGTCCAAAGTAGAGTGTCACTTGATGTTCAAAGTTACAGTATCATGATTAATGGCTTGTGCAAAAGTAAAATGGTTGACGAAGCCTTGAATCTCTTTGAAGAAATGTGTCGTAAGTACTTGGTTCCAAATACGGTAACTTACACCACTCTTATTGATGGCttgagcaaatcaaagagaatctCTTGTGCTTTGGAGCTTCTTGTTGAGATGCATGATAGAGGTCAACCTGCTAATGTAATCACTTACAATTCCTTGTTGGATGGGATGTTTAAAAACCAGCAACTTGACAAGGCACTTATGTTATTCAATCAAATGAAAGAGAGTGGCATTGATCcagatatatatacatacaacatactTATAGATGGCCTGTACAAAAGTGGAAGAATTAAAAAGgcaaaagagatatttcaagatcTTTCCATTAAAGGCTATCGTCCAAATGTGCAGACATACACCATTGTGATCAATGGGCTTTGCAAAGAGGGTCTGCTTCTCGAAGCATTGGCACTCATGGCAAAAATGGAAGACAATGGTTGCTTACCCAATGCTGTGACTTATGAAACAATCATTCGTGCTCTATTTGAAAATGGTGAAAATGATAAAGCGGAGAAACTTCTTCGTGAGATGATATCTAGAGGCCTATTGCAAGCATAA
- the LOC112755674 gene encoding uncharacterized protein isoform X2 yields the protein MLSMRRPPSIIQFTKILGSLAKTNHFPTAISLFQQLQARGIAPDLFTLSILINCCCGMGRMTLAFSVLAKIFRMDYQPNTVTLTTILKGLCLCGSVEKAVRFHDRLLAHGFHFNQVTYGTLINGLCKTGHTSTAIQVLRNIPRHGIVPNVVMYSAIIDSLCRDTLVSESFHLFSEMLAKGIYPNVITYNSLVFGLCLMGQFKEAIDLLGDMVLKNITPNVYTYSILIDGLCKEGKIKDAKNVLAVMIKHGVKPNVVTYNSLMDGHCLVNEVNKAKFVFNTMVQSRVSLDVQSYSIMINGLCKSKMVDEALNLFEEMCRKYLVPNTVTYTTLIDGLSKSKRISCALELLVEMHDRGQPANVITYNSLLDGMFKNQQLDKALMLFNQMKESGIDPDIYTYNILIDGLYKSGRIKKAKEIFQDLSIKGYRPNVQTYTIVINGLCKEGLLLEALALMAKMEDNGCLPNAVTYETIIRALFENGENDKAEKLLREMISRGLLQA from the coding sequence ATGCTCTCTATGCGTCGCCCTCCATCCATCATCCAATTCACCAAGATTTTGGGATCTCTTGCCAAGACCAACCATTTCCCCACCGCCATTTCCCTTTTTCAGCAATTGCAAGCAAGAGGAATCGCTCCCGACTTATTTACTTTGAGCATCCTAATTAATTGTTGTTGCGGCATGGGTCGTATGACGCTTGCTTTCTCTGTATTGGCCAAGATTTTCAGAATGGATTATCAACCTAATACGGTAACATTGACAACAATCCTGAAAGGTCTCTGTCTCTGTGGTAGTGTTGAAAAAGCAGTGCGCTTTCATGACAGACTGCTGGCTCATGGATTTCACTTTAATCAAGTCACTTATGGGACCTTGATCAATGGCCTCTGTAAGACCGGACACACATCAACTGCTATTCAAGTGTTGAGAAACATCCCACGGCATGGGATTGTTCCTAATGTCGTCATGTACAGCGCAATTATTGATAGCTTGTGCAGGGATACACTTGTAAGTGAGTCTTTTCATTTATTCTCTGAAATGCTTGCTAAGGGAATTTATCCTAATGTTATCACATACAATTCTCTCGTTTTTGGATTGTGTCTTATGGGTCAATTTAAGGAAGCCATTGATTTGCTAGGTGATATGGTGCTTAAAAACATTACTCCTAATGTTTATACCTATAGTATTTTGATCGATGGGCTATGCAAGGAAGGAAAGATCAAAGATGCTAAGAATGTGTTGGCTGTGATGATAAAACATGGTGTGAAACCAAATGTGGTTACTTATAACAGCTTAATGGATGGGCATTGTTTGGTTAATGAAGTAAATAAGGCAAAATTTGTATTCAACACAATGGTCCAAAGTAGAGTGTCACTTGATGTTCAAAGTTACAGTATCATGATTAATGGCTTGTGCAAAAGTAAAATGGTTGACGAAGCCTTGAATCTCTTTGAAGAAATGTGTCGTAAGTACTTGGTTCCAAATACGGTAACTTACACCACTCTTATTGATGGCttgagcaaatcaaagagaatctCTTGTGCTTTGGAGCTTCTTGTTGAGATGCATGATAGAGGTCAACCTGCTAATGTAATCACTTACAATTCCTTGTTGGATGGGATGTTTAAAAACCAGCAACTTGACAAGGCACTTATGTTATTCAATCAAATGAAAGAGAGTGGCATTGATCcagatatatatacatacaacatactTATAGATGGCCTGTACAAAAGTGGAAGAATTAAAAAGgcaaaagagatatttcaagatcTTTCCATTAAAGGCTATCGTCCAAATGTGCAGACATACACCATTGTGATCAATGGGCTTTGCAAAGAGGGTCTGCTTCTCGAAGCATTGGCACTCATGGCAAAAATGGAAGACAATGGTTGCTTACCCAATGCTGTGACTTATGAAACAATCATTCGTGCTCTATTTGAAAATGGTGAAAATGATAAAGCGGAGAAACTTCTTCGTGAGATGATATCTAGAGGCCTATTGCAAGCATAA